One Prunus dulcis chromosome 8, ALMONDv2, whole genome shotgun sequence DNA window includes the following coding sequences:
- the LOC117638883 gene encoding uncharacterized protein LOC117638883 isoform X2: protein MKLLKWLPLWPYFRLIIVFWLVIPHFGGAFYVYKHLICPCLSTDLQIVVNWFNKRKKSSFNSDNVFTEVERYAQEKEPEALEKVVASKSERTKSNPNAKEFKAVSSLEKKEVSQAEPNLTGTENSRFPSMDIKEKAVGIASERGILNIPPSEKVQEWTSAVSQVTTQSDTTFNSYPDGKIHEAVYEKLKIENKAEAKLTQMKNGTFATMETQEKVVEVVTSREVIESALQVQKEWTCALCQLTTQSEATLNSHLQGRKHKAACVALKAKSQPFAPKIAPASTAKESNQPNKEQGKKTTSSASKQKVILDEKVQSQKNSIPTSRTKTSDKSRKEPAEGASINGGQQRNRNEVPSKKDYRIWCKICNVHCPGEIDLASHISGRKHEENVLQQQQKANSVPRMNGPPLWCKICNVGCYTELDMVSHRNGRRHLDLESTGM from the exons ATGAAGCTCCTAAAATG GCTCCCACTGTGGCCATACTTTAGGCTAATCATTGTCTTCTGGTTGGTGATACCTCATTTCGGTGGTGCATTTTATGTCTATAAACACCTTATCTGTCCATGCCTCTCCACGGACCTCCAAATTGTTGTCAACTGGTTCAACAAGCGAAAGAAATCCTCGTTTAACAGCGACAATGTTTTTACCGAGGTGGAGAGATATGCACAGGAGAAAGAACCTGAGGCTCTAGAAAAAGTTGTTGCTTCCAAA TCTGAGAGAACAAAGTCAAATCCCAATGCGAAAGAGTTCAAAGCAGTTTCATCTCTGGAGAAAAAAGAG GTTAGTCAGGCAGAGCCTAATCTCACTGGAACTGAAAACAGCAGATTTCCCAGTATGGATATTAAAGAAAAGGCCGTTGGGATTGCATCAGAAAGAGGAATTTTGAACATTCCACCTTCAGAGAAGGTTCAGGAGTGGACAAGTGCAGTCAGTCAGGTAACGACCCAAAGTGATACAACTTTTAACTCCTACCCGGACGGTAAAATACACGAGGCTGTATATGAGAAACTGAAAATAGAGAACAAAGCTGAAGCTAAGCTCACTCAGATGAAAAATGGTACATTTGCGACCATGGAGACTCAAGAAAAAGTTGTTGAGGTTGTTACAAGTAGAGAAGTTATTGAGTCTGCCCTACAAGTCCAGAAAGAGTGGACTTGTGCTCTCTGTCAGCTAACAACTCAAAGTGAAGCAACTTTGAACTCCCACCTCCAAGGCAGAAAACACAAGGCAGCATGTGTGGCACTGAAAGCAAAGAGCCAGCCATTTGCGCCAAAAATTGCCCCGGCTTCAACTGCAAAGGAATCTAATCAACCTAACAAGGAGCAAGGAAAGAAGACAACGAGCAGtgcatcaaaacaaaaagttattCTAGATGAAAAGGTGCAAAGCCAGAAAAATAGCATTCCAACTTCAAGGACAAAGACTTCTGATAAATCTAGAAAGGAGCCAGCAGAAGGTGCATCCATCAATGGAGGCCAACAACGAAATCGGAATGAGGTTCCAAGCAAGAAGGATTATCGTATTTGGTgcaaaatttgtaatgtgcaCTGCCCTGGTGAGATTGACTTGGCATCTCATATCAGTGGAAGGAAGCATGAGGAAAATGTGCTACAACAACAACAGAAGGCAAATAGTGTTCCAAGAATGAATGGTCCCCCTCTGTGGTGCAAGATTTGTAATGTGGGCTGCTATACTGAGTTGGACATGGTATCTCATCGTAATGGAAGGAGGCACTTGGATCTTGAATCGACTGGAATGTAG
- the LOC117638883 gene encoding uncharacterized protein LOC117638883 isoform X1 has product MGFVGLVQFSLQCFDVLAWPLLSLVYPLCCSIRAIEANSVSDSQKLNTYWVVFSLILLFEHAFMKLLKWLPLWPYFRLIIVFWLVIPHFGGAFYVYKHLICPCLSTDLQIVVNWFNKRKKSSFNSDNVFTEVERYAQEKEPEALEKVVASKSERTKSNPNAKEFKAVSSLEKKEVSQAEPNLTGTENSRFPSMDIKEKAVGIASERGILNIPPSEKVQEWTSAVSQVTTQSDTTFNSYPDGKIHEAVYEKLKIENKAEAKLTQMKNGTFATMETQEKVVEVVTSREVIESALQVQKEWTCALCQLTTQSEATLNSHLQGRKHKAACVALKAKSQPFAPKIAPASTAKESNQPNKEQGKKTTSSASKQKVILDEKVQSQKNSIPTSRTKTSDKSRKEPAEGASINGGQQRNRNEVPSKKDYRIWCKICNVHCPGEIDLASHISGRKHEENVLQQQQKANSVPRMNGPPLWCKICNVGCYTELDMVSHRNGRRHLDLESTGM; this is encoded by the exons ATGGGCTTTGTGGGTCTCGTTCAATTTTCCCTTCAATGCTTTGATGTTCTTGCATG GCCTCTACTTTCTCTAGTGTATCCTCT ATGTTGTTCCATTAGGGCGATTGAGGCCAATTCTGTTTCAGATTCTCAGAAGTTGAATACTTATTGGGTTGTCTTCTCATTGATTCTGCTATTTGAACATGCATTTATGAAGCTCCTAAAATG GCTCCCACTGTGGCCATACTTTAGGCTAATCATTGTCTTCTGGTTGGTGATACCTCATTTCGGTGGTGCATTTTATGTCTATAAACACCTTATCTGTCCATGCCTCTCCACGGACCTCCAAATTGTTGTCAACTGGTTCAACAAGCGAAAGAAATCCTCGTTTAACAGCGACAATGTTTTTACCGAGGTGGAGAGATATGCACAGGAGAAAGAACCTGAGGCTCTAGAAAAAGTTGTTGCTTCCAAA TCTGAGAGAACAAAGTCAAATCCCAATGCGAAAGAGTTCAAAGCAGTTTCATCTCTGGAGAAAAAAGAG GTTAGTCAGGCAGAGCCTAATCTCACTGGAACTGAAAACAGCAGATTTCCCAGTATGGATATTAAAGAAAAGGCCGTTGGGATTGCATCAGAAAGAGGAATTTTGAACATTCCACCTTCAGAGAAGGTTCAGGAGTGGACAAGTGCAGTCAGTCAGGTAACGACCCAAAGTGATACAACTTTTAACTCCTACCCGGACGGTAAAATACACGAGGCTGTATATGAGAAACTGAAAATAGAGAACAAAGCTGAAGCTAAGCTCACTCAGATGAAAAATGGTACATTTGCGACCATGGAGACTCAAGAAAAAGTTGTTGAGGTTGTTACAAGTAGAGAAGTTATTGAGTCTGCCCTACAAGTCCAGAAAGAGTGGACTTGTGCTCTCTGTCAGCTAACAACTCAAAGTGAAGCAACTTTGAACTCCCACCTCCAAGGCAGAAAACACAAGGCAGCATGTGTGGCACTGAAAGCAAAGAGCCAGCCATTTGCGCCAAAAATTGCCCCGGCTTCAACTGCAAAGGAATCTAATCAACCTAACAAGGAGCAAGGAAAGAAGACAACGAGCAGtgcatcaaaacaaaaagttattCTAGATGAAAAGGTGCAAAGCCAGAAAAATAGCATTCCAACTTCAAGGACAAAGACTTCTGATAAATCTAGAAAGGAGCCAGCAGAAGGTGCATCCATCAATGGAGGCCAACAACGAAATCGGAATGAGGTTCCAAGCAAGAAGGATTATCGTATTTGGTgcaaaatttgtaatgtgcaCTGCCCTGGTGAGATTGACTTGGCATCTCATATCAGTGGAAGGAAGCATGAGGAAAATGTGCTACAACAACAACAGAAGGCAAATAGTGTTCCAAGAATGAATGGTCCCCCTCTGTGGTGCAAGATTTGTAATGTGGGCTGCTATACTGAGTTGGACATGGTATCTCATCGTAATGGAAGGAGGCACTTGGATCTTGAATCGACTGGAATGTAG
- the LOC117638396 gene encoding uncharacterized protein LOC117638396 gives MSLPSLQFKGERGSELESLGLENDVFEDTALGKETICRIEVSDRLPLSGDETCGPCEEMIDRPLEHDQSPISGHEASALDLETTGHTEAMAKLNTVHVLLSLAANRDWPLLQFDVKNVLLHGDLKEEIYMDLLSGIPITYKEGVKYLASEFEMKSLGDLKYFLEIEVARSKHVSVVSQFMHSPSEDHMGAVMRILRYLKVTLGNGLMFCKYGYFTFVGGNLVTWKSKKQKVVSKSSAKADTVGWLKVCASYYG, from the exons ATGTCTCTCCCTTCTCTCCAATTCAAGGGGGAGAGGGGGAGTGAATTGGAGAGTCTTGGATTGGAGAATGATGTGTTTGAAGATACTGCTCTCGGGAAGGAAACGATCTGTCGCATTGAAGTAAGTGACCGGTTGCCCTTATCTGGTGATGAAACTTGTGGTCCCTGTGAAGAAATGATTGATCGCCCTTTGGAACACGACCAGTCGCCCATATCTGGACATGAAGCAAGTGCTCTCGATCTCGAAACGACCGGTCACACTGAAGCAA TGGCAAAGCTCAATACTGTGCATGTACTATTGTCCCTGGCTGCTAACCGCGACTGGCCCTTATTACAATTCGATGTCAAAAATGTGTTACTACATGGTGACCTCAAGGAGGAGATTTACATGGATCTCCTTTCTGGTATTCCTATAACCTATAAGGAGGGTGTT AAGTATTTGGCTTccgagtttgagatgaagtcattgggtgatttgaagtactttcttgaGATTGAAGTTGCTAGATCTAAACATG TGAGTGTAGtgagtcagtttatgcattctCCTAGTGAAGATCATATGGGTGCTGTGATGCGCATCTTGAGGTATCTGAAAGTAACTCTTGGAAATGGGTTAATGTTTTGCAAGTATGGGTATTTCACATTTGTTGGTGGTAATCTTGTTACTTGGAAgagtaaaaagcaaaaagtggTGTCTAAGTCTAGTGCCAAGGCCGATACCGTGGGATGGCTCAAGGTGTGTGCGAGTTACTATGGTTGA